One genomic region from Nocardioides plantarum encodes:
- a CDS encoding uroporphyrinogen-III synthase, with protein MTTLPLTGYRIGVTAARKVEEQIVLLERRGAQCVWAPALSTNPNHVDDESLRAATADVLSVPVDLFLATTGVGMKAWFAAAEADGTLDALLEHLGRAEILARGPKSVGALRRRGLRELWSPESEEFDDVLEHLRGRDLSGKRIVVQEHGQSLSMVAHALRRRGADVLTVTVYRVERAEDPGPMFHLVDEIAERTVHAVTFTSAPAVAALMEAAASTGRREDVVGAFQADVLASCVGPVTAAAFEMWGVPSVYPDRSRLAAMVKQLEVELPSRAEGLTLVVGGRTVLLHGEVLLVDGVEVKLSPAPLAVLHALVVNPGHVVARRDLLAALPSGTAGSEHAVEMAVARLRAAVGTRMIQTVVKRGYRLAVTP; from the coding sequence GTGACGACCCTGCCCCTCACCGGCTATCGGATCGGCGTGACCGCCGCCCGCAAGGTGGAGGAGCAGATCGTCCTGCTCGAGCGCCGGGGCGCGCAGTGCGTGTGGGCGCCAGCCCTGTCGACCAACCCCAACCACGTCGACGACGAGTCGCTGCGCGCGGCGACCGCCGACGTGCTGAGCGTGCCGGTCGACCTGTTCCTGGCCACGACCGGCGTCGGGATGAAGGCGTGGTTCGCGGCGGCCGAGGCCGACGGCACCCTCGACGCGCTGCTCGAACACCTGGGCCGGGCCGAGATCCTGGCGCGCGGGCCCAAGAGCGTCGGGGCCCTGCGGCGCCGGGGGCTGCGCGAGCTGTGGTCACCGGAGTCGGAGGAGTTCGACGACGTCCTCGAGCACCTGCGCGGCCGCGACCTGTCGGGCAAGCGGATCGTGGTGCAGGAGCACGGCCAGTCGCTGTCGATGGTCGCGCACGCCCTGCGACGGCGGGGGGCCGACGTCCTGACCGTGACCGTCTATCGCGTCGAGCGCGCCGAGGACCCCGGGCCGATGTTCCACCTGGTCGACGAGATCGCCGAGCGCACGGTGCACGCCGTCACCTTCACGTCCGCGCCGGCCGTGGCCGCCCTGATGGAGGCCGCTGCCTCCACCGGGCGGCGCGAGGACGTGGTCGGGGCGTTCCAGGCCGACGTGCTGGCCTCGTGCGTCGGGCCGGTCACCGCGGCGGCCTTCGAGATGTGGGGCGTGCCGTCGGTCTACCCCGACCGGTCGCGCCTGGCCGCCATGGTCAAGCAGCTCGAGGTCGAGCTGCCCTCGCGCGCCGAGGGCCTCACCCTCGTGGTCGGTGGCCGCACGGTCCTGCTGCACGGCGAGGTGCTCCTCGTCGACGGGGTCGAGGTCAAGCTGTCGCCCGCGCCGCTGGCCGTCCTGCACGCGCTGGTCGTCAACCCGGGCCACGTCGTCGCGCGTCGCGACCTGCTCGCGGCACTGCCCTCGGGCACCGCCGGGAGCGAGCACGCGGTCGAGATGGCGGTCGCCCGTTTGCGTGCTGCGGTCGGGACGCGGATGATCCAGACCGTGGTGAAACGTGGATACCGGTTGGCCGTGACTCCGTGA
- the nirD gene encoding nitrite reductase small subunit NirD, whose product MTTDQTTDQTTDQQATTDVTVCRLDDITPESAVLALVGGDAVAVFRTHDDGVYALSGYDPVGGACVLARGIVGTRGGVPYVASPLHKQGYDLRTGRCLDDPEVSVATYDVSVRDGVVLVAPGARSS is encoded by the coding sequence GTGACGACCGACCAGACGACCGACCAGACGACCGACCAGCAGGCCACGACGGACGTCACCGTCTGCCGTCTCGACGACATCACGCCGGAGAGCGCGGTGCTGGCCCTGGTCGGCGGCGACGCGGTCGCGGTGTTCCGCACCCACGACGACGGGGTCTACGCGCTGTCCGGCTACGACCCCGTCGGTGGAGCCTGCGTGCTCGCGCGTGGGATCGTGGGCACGCGCGGCGGCGTCCCGTACGTCGCCTCGCCCCTGCACAAGCAGGGCTACGACCTGCGCACCGGACGGTGCCTCGACGACCCGGAGGTGAGCGTGGCGACGTACGACGTGAGCGTGCGTGACGGGGTCGTCCTGGTCGCACCGGGAGCGCGGTCCTCGTGA